DNA from Macadamia integrifolia cultivar HAES 741 chromosome 12, SCU_Mint_v3, whole genome shotgun sequence:
TGGCTTGCGGAACAAGGTGATTCTCTTGCTAATGGGATTAACAATATAAGCTTTGCTGGCAATGGACTAGTTCCGAAACCCGATTTGCAGGGTGGCTTCAGTGTTGTACAGTCTCATGCGCCTTCACTGACCCTTCCTCCTGGGAATACAATTAATGGGAGTGAATTATCAGGTCAGACAAAAGCTGCAGAAGCTGAAATACCATCCAAATTTGATTCGATCATGTCGTCAGGAGCAACTGTTGACAGTCTTATGGTGAAGCCATTCTCAGCATTGCCACCAAATTCAAGGAAGAACCCTGTGAGTCGACCAGTTAGGCATTTTGGGCCTCCACCAGGGTTTAGTCACGTTCCTTCTAAGAATTTTGATGAATCCATTGCGGgttcagatttgaagaatgagaATTCACTAATGGATGATTATAGCTGGCTTGATGGATATCAGTTTTCATCTTCGACCAATGGCATTACACATAACTCCATAAATCACATGACAAATTTGACTCCACATCTCATGAGCAGCAGTGGCTCGACAGGGACAATCAGCTTTCCTTTTCCTGGAAAACAAGCTCCTAATGTGCAGGTCTCAGTGGAAAACCAGAAAATCCGGCAGGAGTACCAGCTTCAGGAGCAACTGAAACTGTACCAGGGGCAGCAGCATCAGCAGCAGCTCCAGCATGGGAATCAGCAATTTACTCCGCAGCCGGAGCAATATCAGGGACAGTCTCTGTGGGCTGGTCGTTTCTTTGTGTGAGGTTCTTATCAGAGCATAGATGGTAAGATACTGCTTTTCCTTGAATTACTATAGATTCATGAATGTTTCTTTCCCATGTTTTTTAGCTTAGGCATTGCATATGTTGATACCTGGGCTTGACCCTTGCATTCAGCTGCCCCTCTATCTTTTATCCCCCCTATGCCTAAGCACATATCCCAAATTATGTATTGATAATCACCTTCATGTAGAAGGGGAACGAAACTGTTGTAGCTCTGACATTACTTGCTGATTTGTATTTTTCTGCTTTCTTGAGGTTATCAAGAATCTGTTATGGTGATTGCTCCATGGCCTGGTGCTACTCATTTCAGCGTCCACCTTTCCAGCAGCCTTTTCAATGTTGCTAAATTTATGTTGGAGCATGGATGGTCTTGGAGTGCTGCAGGCACTTGCTTCTGATTTAGGTGAATCACTcttatgcttatttacttttGTACATGAAAATGTCGGGTTTTTTTAAGGTCATTGTCCCAAATTGAGTAAAATTTGGAGAACCTCTGCCAATTGATTCAGAATATGTCATGCTTTCAAATTGAATCAGAATTACTTCCAAGTAGAAAGAACATTCTTTCGTTGAGGTGGACTGAGaattctctttattttgtttccagCATGCGTCATGCTTTCCGAACCGAAGGAATCCAGATGGTGAACGGGATAGTAGTTGATTGGAAATTCCTGAGTAATTATATGCCTTGTCAATGGGCTGGAAATTCTTAATGTTCATCAGCATCTTGGATGGGTTGGTTTCGTACCACTTGTTTCAAGAAGTTTGGTGAAGTGAGGAGGATTACATACTACTAGACTGTGAAATTGGTCTTGCTGTTGGAGAAAATGTTCGTtagtcattctcatcatcatcactgtcAGCAGCAGTAAGTAGGTGGGATTGATGTTAAGTTAGATACCGCATAGGGTTGCAGCTGCCTGCCTTGAGACAACCATCGGTGCTCGTGGTTGCTGGGGAGGGGTTGGGGTATGGAGAAAGTCCAATGGGACATGAATGATAAATACGTATTGAACCAAAATAATAACTCGATTGGTAGTCGAAGACTCAGAAACAGTTGTCTTTCTTTATATGTCAGTTTGATTTGGAAGGAATTGGAACTTTAATAATGTCTTAATCTAGTTGTTTGGAATATTTTCAGTGTGccatctttattttatttttttgttttttcttttatttctatattAATGTCTTTTCTTTATCATAAATATCTGTGATCGCCTTCGTTGGTTACCACCTAGACACAGTTTGGTAGTTCCCTCATGGTATGTTCCATCTTCGCATGATTTATTGATTGCATATTACGTTTGGCTTTATTTGTTCTTGCtctttcgaaaaaaaaaaaattacaggtTTTTTGTAGTAGTAGCAgcgttttttttttccgtaaCCCATTTATTTTCTTGGGGCTCAGGGACTAAGGCTACTGATTGTGCCAATCCCGGATCTTGAATATCTGAGTTCTGGAAGACTGACATTGTTCATGATTCCATTGTTTCGGGAATTTTTCATCGTCAGAGGTGCATTAGAAATGCTATGCTTCAGCTTTGATACTGCTTGTTGGGACTCGGATAGAATCATTCTTAAAAGTTGAGTCTTAACATGCTTTCACATTGGAGGGGAACCCTTTCAAGAGGTGCATTAGAAATCCGACAAGTTGAGTCTTAACATGTTTTCAAtttgattaaataatcaattaatgattttgagagtTCTTGAAGTTCAAACAGGTTCTGGAGAATGaagaaaagagttaaaacaacttagaaatatgagattaagagcaaattatattAATTGAGGGGGGAGGAATGTCTGAATTACACAAGTCAAAGAGTAACTAGATAGTTGAAAATCTAAATTCGATCCGCATCCATATTCGTCCGATAAGAAAATATTCAGATCCAAATGCATCTTATTCGAATtcaatccatttacatccctaataaATTTACAAATTTACAAATACAGGTTTTATAGAGTTTACTTAACAGGAATTGCAAGTAAGGAACGAGATATGGACAATTAAATCCCTTGCTAATTGGTAGTTCACCTTGAGCTGGCGGAGGGGGAGGAAAGGGATGACAATATGTCTAATAAAAAAAGACGTTACTTGAATACCTCATCATTAACATACAGGCTGAGTGAGGTTAGTTTGTGAGTTTAGAAGAAGAGACAGGGGTAATATGGTCAACTCACCTTGAAAGGGTGTTTTGGACCTCTTAAATAATAACTAACAAATATTCCATTGGTTAACAAGGATAACTAACGGCAGAGATGAATTATCACTAGAAGTCTTTGATTTTTCGAAAATTATAAGGGGTtgcattaaattaaataaagacCAAAGCTGGCGTTGCAATTTTCTCGTATTTTAGAGAGAGTAAACCAGTCCGGAATCCGGATCCTCCGCCGCCAGATTTTCCCTGTGAAGGACAACTGGACATATGAAAAAAGACGAAAACATTCACGGGTTCAGCTTTGGAAAGTATAGCCGACCATTCTCGACCCTTTTCACACTTCCATCTTTATTTCTAagtcactcactcactcactcactctcaCTGCCTCTTCTCTGCTCTGCAACAACAATGGCCAAAAAGATTTCACTAATCCCTTCCAAACcccttctccatctccttctccttctccttctccttctcctcttcctcctctgtaATTCTTTCTCCTTTGCAGGTCCCATCAAGACAGTAGTAGTTTTAGTAATGGAGAACCGTTCCTTCGACCACTTGCTCGGATGGATGAAACAGATCAACCCTGAAATCAACGGTGTCAACGGCACTGAATCCAACCCTCTCTCTACCGCCGACCCAAACTCcaatctcatcttcttcaacgATCATTCCCAATTCATCGACCCAGATCCGGGTCACTCCTTCCAAGCCATTCTAGAACAGATCTTCGGCTCAAACGCCACCaacatcaccaccaccactccaACCATGAACGGTTTCGCCCAACAAGCCTTCTCCATGACCGGTTCTATCAGCATGACCCAAACCGTCATGTCCGGTTTCCAACCGGAACGTGTCCCGGTCTACAAAGCCCTCGCCTCAGAATTCGCCATCTTTGACAGGTGGTTCGCTTCGGTCCCAGCATCTACCCAACCAAACCGGCTCTACGTTCACTCTGCTACCTCTCACGGCGCCACCAGCAACGACGGGTTTCTTCTCTCTTTGGGTTACCCACAAAGAACCATCTTCGAGAATCTGGACCAGGCCGGGTTCAGTTTTGGGATTTACTTTCAAACCCTTCCGACCACTTTGTTTTATCGGAATCTGAGGAAGTTAAAATACGCGATGAAGTTTCGACCGTACGATCTGGTCTTTAAGAGAGATGCGAAGGAAGGGAGATTGCCGAATTATGTTGTGGTGGAGCCGAGATACTTTGATACGATAGGGTCGTCGGCTAACGATGAT
Protein-coding regions in this window:
- the LOC122058291 gene encoding non-specific phospholipase C2-like, which gives rise to MKKDENIHGFSFGKYSRPFSTLFTLPSLFLSHSLTHSLSLPLLCSATTMAKKISLIPSKPLLHLLLLLLLLLLFLLCNSFSFAGPIKTVVVLVMENRSFDHLLGWMKQINPEINGVNGTESNPLSTADPNSNLIFFNDHSQFIDPDPGHSFQAILEQIFGSNATNITTTTPTMNGFAQQAFSMTGSISMTQTVMSGFQPERVPVYKALASEFAIFDRWFASVPASTQPNRLYVHSATSHGATSNDGFLLSLGYPQRTIFENLDQAGFSFGIYFQTLPTTLFYRNLRKLKYAMKFRPYDLVFKRDAKEGRLPNYVVVEPRYFDTIGSSANDDHPSHDVYDGQMLVKEVYEALRTGPQWNETMIVITYDEHGGFYDHVATPVSGVPSPDAVDGPEPFLFGFDRLGVRVPTIVVSPWINKGTVVHGPNGSPFPTSEFEHSSIPATVKKLFNLSSPFLTRRDEWAGTFEGILQGRAEPRTDCPVELPTPVKLRKGEAKEDAKLSEFQQELIDLAAVLKGDHLLTTYPNKIGKQMNVKEAKQYVDDAVNRFFEAVHSAKRMGVDEEQIVKMRPSLTTRSASSSKTILHP